A genomic segment from uncultured Alistipes sp. encodes:
- a CDS encoding ParA family protein, which produces MKTSNQQTSGSWNISICNQKGGVGKSALTTLLASYLHYICKRKVLVVDCDYPQWSIYTQRTRELEILDSNDYYKLLMTRQFKVSGQKLWPVVRTTPDKAVDEAERFKSEKEYAPQIALYDLPGTVNTEGVIETFSKMDCLFLPMKADKIVMESALSFARILSRQLVEDPAIRLKRIFLFWTMVDRREKTSLYDLYDDIIRQLGLPLMETRLPYRSKFNKELLPDSTGVGRSTLLAPEKAFTADSRIGDLAHEILTLLQSL; this is translated from the coding sequence ATGAAAACTTCCAATCAACAAACATCCGGTTCCTGGAACATCTCCATCTGCAATCAGAAGGGAGGTGTCGGCAAGTCGGCTCTTACGACGCTTCTTGCCAGCTATCTGCACTACATCTGCAAACGCAAGGTGCTGGTCGTCGACTGCGACTATCCCCAATGGTCGATCTACACGCAACGCACCCGCGAGTTGGAGATCCTCGATTCGAATGATTATTACAAGCTGCTGATGACGCGGCAGTTCAAAGTCTCGGGACAAAAGCTCTGGCCTGTTGTCCGTACCACCCCGGACAAAGCAGTCGATGAGGCTGAGCGTTTCAAATCGGAGAAGGAATATGCGCCGCAGATCGCACTCTACGATCTGCCCGGGACGGTCAACACCGAAGGTGTCATTGAGACATTCTCGAAGATGGACTGCCTGTTCCTTCCGATGAAGGCCGACAAGATTGTCATGGAGAGCGCACTCTCCTTTGCCCGTATCCTCTCGCGGCAACTTGTCGAAGATCCGGCAATCCGGCTCAAGCGCATCTTCCTTTTCTGGACGATGGTCGACCGTCGTGAAAAGACGTCGCTCTACGACTTGTATGATGACATTATCCGCCAACTTGGACTGCCACTGATGGAGACCCGTCTTCCATACCGATCAAAATTCAACAAAGAACTGTTGCCCGACAGCACGGGCGTAGGACGCTCGACCCTGCTGGCCCCGGAAAAGGCATTTACCGCCGATTCCCGGATTGGAGATCTGGCCCATGAAATACTCACCCTGCTTCAATCCCTGTAG